In a genomic window of Siphonobacter curvatus:
- a CDS encoding glycoside hydrolase family 43 protein, producing MKKLFLTFSLLTGLVTSGFSQSQKRDAFTPGERWYDENGELINAHGGGLLYDRGTYYWFGEIRGTKASEGVSVYTSKDLYHWKNQGVALPKSSDPTSEIAVGGLMERPKVIYNPKTKQYVMWFHLELPGKGYDAARAGVAVSDKATGPYRYVKSFRPNGHMSRDMTLFVDDDGSAYHVYAARDNYDLRIAKLTDDFLSVTTQDTLLFSKHREAPALFKKEGKYYLITSGCTGWKPNAASVHVASSLMGPYQLLGDPMRGPNAELTFDGQSTYILPVPGKKDAYIFMADRWNPKDLKDSRYLWLPIQFEKGQPVITWTDRWNLRSTFPK from the coding sequence ATGAAAAAGCTATTTTTAACTTTTAGTTTGCTAACGGGTCTGGTTACCTCCGGCTTTAGTCAATCGCAGAAAAGAGACGCATTTACGCCGGGTGAACGCTGGTATGACGAAAACGGCGAGCTGATCAACGCCCACGGGGGCGGCTTGCTCTATGATCGCGGGACCTACTACTGGTTTGGTGAAATTCGCGGTACCAAAGCTTCCGAAGGCGTCAGCGTGTACACGTCCAAAGACCTCTATCACTGGAAAAATCAGGGTGTGGCCCTGCCTAAATCATCCGACCCCACCAGCGAAATTGCCGTGGGTGGCCTGATGGAGCGGCCCAAGGTAATTTATAACCCGAAGACAAAACAGTACGTGATGTGGTTTCACCTGGAGCTGCCCGGCAAAGGCTATGACGCCGCCCGGGCGGGCGTGGCGGTTAGCGATAAAGCCACGGGTCCGTATCGCTACGTGAAGAGTTTTCGGCCCAATGGACACATGTCGCGGGACATGACCTTATTTGTGGATGACGACGGCTCCGCCTATCACGTATACGCTGCCCGGGATAACTACGACTTGCGGATTGCTAAACTCACGGACGATTTCCTTTCCGTGACGACCCAGGATACCCTGCTTTTCAGCAAACACCGGGAAGCACCGGCCCTGTTTAAAAAAGAAGGTAAGTACTACCTGATCACCAGCGGCTGTACGGGCTGGAAACCCAACGCCGCCAGTGTACACGTAGCATCATCGCTGATGGGTCCTTATCAACTGTTGGGTGACCCGATGCGGGGACCAAATGCGGAACTGACCTTTGACGGACAATCCACCTACATCCTACCAGTACCCGGTAAAAAGGACGCTTACATTTTTATGGCCGATCGCTGGAATCCCAAGGATCTGAAAGACAGCCGCTACCTGTGGCTTCCCATTCAGTTTGAAAAAGGTCAGCCGGTCATTACCTGGACGGATCGCTGGAATCTGCGTTCGACATTTCCGAAATAA
- a CDS encoding RagB/SusD family nutrient uptake outer membrane protein, whose amino-acid sequence MKKIYLKLAALAAVALATSSCQKSFLDEKPYSAYTPVTLNDSLGLNSSLVGLYNHTSTYYSWSSRQGWLSVWQVGTDVANATANQQGIEIPYYNYTLLTPTDEAAGYFWNRNYIMVNLTNTIINSVDNPSLTGISQGGKNRISAEAKFFRAYAYNNLATCFGGVPVITTALTGPKTDFVRASLDEVNKLIVEDLTFAVNNLPDIESVGSNTKGKLYGRAHKFMAMQLLAEAYLRMDKPDLAETQLQGIINSGRFKLVKGRYGIQSTQPGDYYHDMFIYGNQRRVQGNTEAIWVLEQENPNTVVGGITDNPQHRRVWGAAYHNVPGMALSDSTGGRALGRLRLSNWVLYELYKPGDMRNSQYNIRRRYTYNDASRPATFGKPVPYAGADTVFNLAPHTTKWYQFDPNDTFGYAMIKDMVLMRLGETYLLLAEAQVKQGKLEAAAASINALRERAFPGYPAVGSVSAADMTLNFVLDERVRELIGEENRRMTLMRTKTLVERATRLNSNNGFNPTRGLTNTHLLMPIPLTEIQLNKDAVLQQNPGY is encoded by the coding sequence ATGAAAAAAATATATCTAAAGCTGGCGGCCCTGGCGGCAGTAGCTCTGGCAACTTCGTCCTGCCAAAAAAGCTTTCTTGACGAAAAACCGTATTCCGCTTACACGCCCGTTACCCTAAACGATTCGCTGGGGCTTAATTCCTCCCTGGTTGGGCTGTATAATCACACCAGTACGTACTACTCGTGGTCAAGCCGGCAGGGCTGGCTCAGCGTGTGGCAAGTGGGAACGGACGTGGCCAATGCCACGGCCAATCAGCAGGGCATTGAAATTCCGTATTACAACTACACGCTGCTGACCCCTACGGACGAAGCTGCGGGCTATTTCTGGAACCGGAATTACATCATGGTGAACCTCACCAACACGATCATCAATTCCGTCGATAATCCGAGCTTGACGGGAATCAGTCAGGGCGGTAAGAATCGCATCAGTGCCGAAGCTAAGTTTTTCAGAGCGTATGCGTACAACAATCTGGCTACCTGTTTTGGCGGCGTTCCCGTGATTACGACGGCGTTGACGGGCCCTAAAACGGATTTCGTGCGGGCTTCGCTCGATGAAGTAAACAAGCTTATCGTGGAGGATTTGACTTTTGCGGTCAATAACTTACCTGACATAGAAAGCGTAGGTAGCAACACCAAAGGAAAGTTGTACGGTCGGGCCCATAAGTTCATGGCCATGCAACTACTGGCAGAAGCTTACCTGCGAATGGACAAACCCGATCTGGCAGAGACGCAACTACAGGGCATCATCAACAGCGGACGGTTTAAACTGGTGAAAGGTCGGTACGGCATTCAGTCGACGCAGCCCGGTGATTATTATCACGATATGTTTATTTACGGAAACCAGCGACGCGTACAGGGCAACACCGAAGCCATCTGGGTACTGGAGCAGGAAAATCCTAACACGGTGGTCGGCGGTATTACCGATAACCCGCAACATCGCCGGGTATGGGGAGCGGCTTACCACAACGTACCGGGTATGGCTCTTTCCGACTCCACGGGAGGCCGGGCCTTGGGTCGTCTGCGACTGAGCAACTGGGTACTTTATGAACTGTACAAACCGGGCGATATGCGTAACTCGCAGTATAATATCCGCCGTCGGTACACCTACAACGATGCTAGCAGACCGGCGACCTTCGGAAAACCCGTCCCTTATGCGGGAGCAGATACGGTATTTAACCTGGCTCCCCACACCACGAAATGGTACCAGTTTGACCCCAACGATACGTTTGGTTACGCCATGATCAAGGACATGGTGCTGATGCGTCTCGGTGAAACTTACTTGCTTTTAGCGGAAGCACAGGTGAAACAGGGTAAGCTTGAAGCCGCCGCGGCTAGTATCAATGCTCTACGGGAGCGGGCTTTCCCGGGCTATCCAGCCGTAGGTAGCGTTTCGGCCGCGGACATGACGCTGAATTTCGTGCTCGATGAACGGGTGCGGGAGTTGATCGGCGAAGAAAACCGCCGGATGACGCTCATGCGTACAAAAACACTGGTAGAGCGGGCAACGCGTCTGAACAGCAACAATGGGTTCAACCCCACGCGTGGTTTGACTAATACGCATTTACTGATGCCGATTCCTTTAACGGAAATCCAGTTAAATAAAGATGCGGTTTTACAGCAAAACCCAGGGTATTAA